The Planctomycetota bacterium nucleotide sequence GTCCTGGGTGGGGCGCACGCCGAGGAAGCGGTAGTTCAGGAGGCGGCCCTTGCCCACGGCGAGAACGCGGGGGGTCCCGCGGAACTCGCGGGTGCGGACGCGGACGGAGACATGGTATTGCCGGAACGGGCGGACGGCGACCTTCTGGACCATGCGGGCGTAGCGGCCGCGGGGGTCGCGGACGGTTCCGTCGTCGCCGACGATCGGATCCTTCCAGTCCCAGCGCGGGCGCAGCGCCACGGGCGGGTCGGGTTCCAGGCGCGCCGTGCCGCCGCGGACGACGAAGAGCGCATCGCGGACAGGAAGCCCTTCGGCGAGGTTGGGGTCCTGAGCCAGGAGGTTCTGGGAGTGTCCGATCTGGAAGAGCGCGGGGACGAGGTCCAGGCGGTGGGCGGCCGCGGCGCGCTTGACGCGTTCGAGGTGGGCGTAGTAGGCGGCGTCCATGAGGGGGAGCTTGCCGAAGTTGGGGTCTTCGAGGAGGAACGCGTTGTAGCCCGCGCGGGCGGCGCGGGCCATGAGGGATTCGAGTTTCTCGACGGCGCGCGGTTCGCGAAGGTCGAACGGGGCGTAGACCCAGCGTTCGCGCAGGCGGAGCGGGGGCGGGTCCGCCGGCGCGGGGGAGGAGCATCCGGCGGAGAGGCCCGCAAGCGCGGTCGCGAAGATTCGGAAGGCCCGCACCGCCGGGGATGCTACCAAAATCCGCGGCAGGGCGCTATCGGATCGAGACGAGCGTGATCTCGAACGAGAGGTCTTTTCCCGCGAGCGGATGGTTGGCGTCGAGCGTCACCTCATCGTCGGTGACCCGGAGGATCGAAACGGGGAAGGCCTTGCCGGTCATCCGGTCGGTGACCTGGAGGCGCAGGCCCGGTTCCGGCTCGATGTCGGGCGGGAAGCCGGCGCGCTCGATGGCGAAGATGCGCTCGGGGCGGTAGGGTCCATAGGCCTGCGCGGCGGGGACCTTCTGCGTTTTCGTTTCTCCCGGAGTCATGCCGACGACGGCGCTTTCGAAGCCGGGGATGACCTCGTGGTTGCCGATCGTGAACTGGATGGGATCGCGATCGCGGGAGGAGTCGAACTCGGTGCCGTCGTCGAGGCGGCCGACGTAATGGACTTGGACGGTGTCGCCGATTTTCGCGGGATTCACGGGCGGGGTCCTTAAAGTAGGGTCCTTGGGTCCGGTCCGGTGGAACCAACGGCATTGTCGCCGCCTCGGGTCGATCGAGTCAAGGGCTCTTTTCTCCTGCCTTGGGGAGGCGGCGCTGGTAAGATGGGCGCCCTCATGACGGGGATCGCGATGCTGGCGGCCGGCGTTCTGGCCGGGGCGGCGCATGTCTTGACGGGGCCGGACCATCTGGCGGCGCTGGCGCCGCTTTCGCTCTGGGCACGGGGAGAGGCGTGGAAGGTGGGGGTTCGCTGGGGCCTGGGGCACTCGGAGGGGGGGGGGGCGTTGGCCGCCCTGGCGTTCGGGATGCGGCTGGCGCTTCCGTTGGAGGCGATCTCCGAGTGGGGCGAGCGGATCGTGGGGGCGACGCTGATTGCGCTTGGGGTGTGGGGGTTTCGCCGTCTCCTGGGCCGGCGGCTTCATGCGCACGCGCACCGCCACGGGGATGAGGAGCACGTTCACTTCCACGTTCACGCG carries:
- a CDS encoding peptidylprolyl isomerase; this encodes MNPAKIGDTVQVHYVGRLDDGTEFDSSRDRDPIQFTIGNHEVIPGFESAVVGMTPGETKTQKVPAAQAYGPYRPERIFAIERAGFPPDIEPEPGLRLQVTDRMTGKAFPVSILRVTDDEVTLDANHPLAGKDLSFEITLVSIR
- a CDS encoding nickel transporter produces the protein MTGIAMLAAGVLAGAAHVLTGPDHLAALAPLSLWARGEAWKVGVRWGLGHSEGGGALAALAFGMRLALPLEAISEWGERIVGATLIALGVWGFRRLLGRRLHAHAHRHGDEEHVHFHVHASGEDHDAPGAHVHRHTAFGVGVLHGAAGASHLLGVIPGFALPGGEAAAYLAGFAAGTVGAMTLFAAALGWAAPARTERGLRLYRWALGAASAACAGVGVAWLALSWRGGGP